The Maridesulfovibrio hydrothermalis AM13 = DSM 14728 DNA window GTGCTGCGCACGTTCCTGACGGGAGTCGCCAGACCTCATAACCTCGACCACATTGTCAGCTACCTTGTAGCTGACCATGGGGTGTACCGCAGTGGATATCGAGCCTTTAGGCCCCTTGACGGAAACTGAGTCAGCTCCGACAGTTACATCCACCCCGGAAGGTATTTCAATAGGTTTTTTTCCAATTCTGGACATAATAAAACCTCTCTACCAGATTTCGCACAAGAGCTCGCCGCCGACGTTAAGTTCTTTCGCCTTAACGCCGTCTACTACGCCCTTAGAAGTGGAAAGTATGCAAATCCCGAGTCCATTAAGAACACTGGGAATTTCTTTAACGCCTACAAACACGCGACGGCCGGGTGTGCTGATTTTTTTCATACCGCTGATAAGCGATTTGCCATCAACATACTTAAGGGTGACGTTAATTCCGCTTTCTTCGTTTGTGAAGTCTACGATGTAACCTTCTTCCTTAAGAATTCCAGCAATTGCTGTTTTAATTTTGGACCCGGGAATGCTGACGGTCTTGTGATAAGCACCATGAGCATTGCGAATACGGGTCAGCATATCGGCGATTGGATCGACAACAGGCATTTTAAACTCCTTATATTACCAGCTTGCTTTACGCACGCCGGGAAGTTCACCCGCAAGGGCCTTTTCCCTGAAGCAGATACGGCATATGCCATATTTACGCAGGAATGCACGAGGACGTCCGCAGATGGGACATCTATTATATTCACGCACCTTGAACTTAGGCTTACGTTTTGCCTTAACTTTTAAAGCTGTCCTAGCCAAAACGACTCCTCCTATTTCTTGAAGGGCATTCCAAGAAGCTCTAAGAGCATCTTGCCTTCTTTATCAGTGTTAGCGGAGGTGACGATAGTCACGTTCATCCCTTTGGTGATCTCGATCTTGTCGAGCTGAATCTCAGGAAAGATAGTCAATTCCTTGATTCCCAAAGTGAAGTTACCGCGCCCATCGAAGCCTTTGTCAGGAATACCGCGAAAGTCACGGACGCGAGGGAGTGCAAAGCTAACAAGCTTATCTAAGAAGTCCCACATGATATCTCTGCGAAGAGTTACACGGGAACCTACAGGCATTCCTTCGCGCAGCTTAAAAGCTGCAATTGACTTTTTCGCTCTTGTGACAACTGCTTTCTGACCTGCTATTGCAGTAAGTTCAGCTACAGCGCCATCAATGAGCTTTGCGTTCTGGCTTGCTTCACCGAGTCCGATGTTAAGAGAGATTGCCTTAATACCAGGAATCTCCATCGTACTCTTGTACCCGAATTCTTTATTAAGAGTCGGGGCGACCTTGTCCGTATATATTTTTTCGAGACGTGTCATCGCAGAACCCTAGTCGATGATTTCGTTACATTTTTTACAAAAACGGATGTTTTTTCCGTCTTCGGTCTCACGTATTCCAACTCTGGTTGCTTTTGTGCAAGCGGGGCACACAACCTGAATGTTAGAAATGTGAACAGGGGCTTCTTTCTCAACAATTCCGCCGGGCTGATTTGCGTATGGATTAGGCTTTGTGTGCCTTGATACCATATTAACCTGCTCCACGAGGACTTCGTCCTTCTTGCGGTTGATCTTAAGGACCTTGCCGATCTTCCCCTTATCCTTGCCGGCGATGACCATAATCTTGTCATCAACATGTATCTTGTTCATGCCGTATACCTTCTTGTGATAAGGATTACAGAACTTCAGGAGCCAGAGAAACGATCTTCATGAACCCGCAGGCTCTAAGCTCTCTAGCAACGGGACCGAAAATACGAGTCCCTACTGGTTCCATTGTGTTGTTCAGAAGAACGGCAGAGTTATTGTCGAACTTGATGTAAGAACCGTCAGGACGACCAATTTCTTTTCTGGTACGTACCACAACCGCCTTCATCACAGCGCCCTTCTTCACTTTGGAATGGGGCATCGCTTCCTTTACGGAAACTACAATAATGTCTCCGACACTGGCGTAGCGTCTCTTGGAACCGCCAAGGACCTTGATGCAGGAAACCTTTTTGGCACCAGAGTTATCTGCTACGTCAAGTTGGGATTCTACCTGAATCATAGCTAATACCCCTAAACTGCTTTTTCCAGAATTTTATCGAGATGCCACCTTTTGCGTTTGCTAAGGGGACGGAATTCAACAATCTGTACCTTATCGCCGATGCTGCATTCATTAGCAGGATCATGTGCCATGAATTTAGTATGACGGCGAATGAATTTTTTATACAGGGAATGCTTAACGAGGGTCTCAACACGGACGACAATTGTCTTGTCTGCCTTGTCGCTGATGACTACACCGTTAAGGAAACGCCTGTTTCCTTTCAGATTAAGCTCTGCCATGGCTTATGCTCCCAGTTCCTTCTCGCGCTGCACGGTCAGGATTTTAGCAATGTCTTTTTTAACATCGCTGAGTCTCTGAGTGTTTTCAAGCTGCGCAGTGGCATGCTGAAAACGGAGGTTGAAAAGTTCCTTGCGGAATTCCGCAAGCTTTTCTTCCAGAGCAGCGTTGTCAAGTTCACGAAGTTCTTTGGCTTTCATATTACAATCCCTCCTTGACTACAATAGTAGTTTTCACAGGAAGTTTGTGAGATGCACGAACCAGAGCTTCTCTGGCCAGTTCAATATCTACACCTTTTACTTCGTACAGAATGCGGCCGGGTTTAATCGGCGCACACCAACCAACGGGGGAACCTTTACCTTTACCCTGTCTGACTTCAGCAGGCTTGGCAGTAACTGGTACATCGGGGAAAACCCTGATCCACACCTGTCCGCCACGCTTAATGTGACGCATGATAGCGACACGAGCTGCTTCAATCTGGTTGTTGCTCAATTTTCCGTGTTCCAGAGTCTTGATTGCAATATCGCCGAAAGCGATAGTGGAACCGCGCTGAGCTTTACCTTTCAGGCGACCTTTCTGACGTTTACGGAATTTAACTTTCTTAGGTGATAACATTATTGATCCACCTCGTGGTCAAGAATTTCACCTTTGAAGATCCAGACCTTGATGCCGATGACACCGTAGGTAGTGTTAGCTCTTGCTACACCATAGTCGATGTCGGCTCTAAGAGTCTGAAGAGGTACACGGCCATCGCGGTACCATTCGGTACGTGCGATTTCAGCACCAGCCAAACGGCCAGCACATGCGACTTTAATACCTTCAGCGCCGAATTTGCGAGCGAGGCCCACAATACGCTTCATAGCGCGACGGAAAGCTACACGGCGCTCAAGCTGCTGAGCAATATTCTCAGCAACGAGCTGCGCGTCAGTTTCCGGACGGCGGATTTCGTTAACTTCGAGAGCGAATTCTTTATTGAATTTTCTACGAAGATCTTCGCGGAGTTTCTCAATTTCAACACCTTTACGGCCGATAACGATACCGGGACGTGCAGTGTGAATGATCAAACGAATTTTGCCACCGGCGCGTTCGATTTCGATCTTAGAGATTCCTGCATGGAAGATTTTCTCTTTTACATATTTACGAATGCTGTCGTCTTCTAAGACGAAAGCGGGGTAGTCCTTTTTACTGAACCACCTGGAAAGCCAGTTCTTGGTATAACCAAGTCTGAACCCGTATGGATGTACTTTCTGACCCATGACGCTACCCTATGATTCTTTTACTACGACAGTTATATGGCTCGTGCGCTTCAGAATTCTGTAAGCACGTCCCATAGCCCTAGGCTGAATCCTCTTCCAAGTAGGTCCACCGTCGATTTTGACAGTGTCTACACGAAGTGAGTCAACATCCACACCGGGAATCTGCTCTGCATTAGCAACAGCAGAATAAAGCACTTTACTGAGCATTTCAGCACCCTTTTTGGGTGTGAACTTCAGTATGTTGAGAGCTTCCTCAACAGGCTTTCCCTTGATGTTTTCCGCTACCAAGCGCACTTTTCGCGGAGAAATGCGCATATATTTTGCAATAGCTCTAGCTTCCATTGCTCAACACCTTCTAGCGTTTAGCCTTGCTTTTCTTGTCTGCGGCATGACCATAGTAAGTACGAGTGGGAGAAAATTCACCCAGCTTGTGTCCAACCATGTTCTCAGTCACGAAGACAGGAATAAACTTACGGCCATTATGTACTGCGAAGGTCAAACCTACCATTTCTGGAATGATAGTTGAGCGACGGGACCATGTCTGAATAACCTTGCGGTCTCCAGAGTCCTGTGCTTTTACGACCTTTTTAAGCAGATGATCGTCAATAAACGGGCCTTTTTTCAGTGATCTTGGCATTACAGTCTCCTACTTCTGCCCGCGGCGTTTAACGATGAGCTTGGAAGAAGGTTTCTTCTTATTGCGGGTCTTGTATCCCTTGGCAGGCATGCCCCAAGGAGAACAGGGGTGTCTACCACCGGAGCTGCGACCTTCACCACCACCAAGTGGGTGATCGATTGGGTTCATTGCAACACCTCTGACTTTCGGTCTACGACCAAGCCAACGGTTACGTCCGGCCTTACCAATGGTAATGTTTTCATGGTGGATATTACCAACCTGTCCAACAGTTGCACAACAAGTTGCAAGCACCTTGCGGACTTCACCGGAAGGCATGCGAAGAAGAGCATGTTTGCCTTCTTTTGCAATAAGCTGTGCATAAGTACCGGCTGCGCGGCAAAACTGTCCACCCTTACCGGGATACAATTCTATATTGTGAACAATAGTACCAACAGGGATATTCTTGAGCAGGAGAGCATTACCGGGTTTAATATCGGCTTTTTCTCCAGCAAGAATTTTGTCACCCTTGTTGAGTCCAACAGGAGCAAGTATATAACGCTTATCGCCGTCTGCATAGTTCAGCAGAGCGATGCGTGCACTTCTGTTAGGATCATATTCAATTGATGCAACGGTTGCGGGGATTTCAACTTTATTACGCTTAAAGTCGATAGTACGGTACAGACGTTTAGTACCGCCACCACGACGACGTGAAGTGATCCTACCGTTGTTATTTCTACCGGCCTTCTTAGTCAGTCCCTTAGTAAGGGATTTTTCCGGTGTAGACTTGGTGATCTCCTCAAAAGTGGAGATCGTCTGGAACCGGCGACCTGGAGAAGTCGGCTTCAACTTACGAGTAGCCATCGCTTAAACTCCTTCGAAGAATTCGATTTTCTCGCCCGCCAAAAGCTTAACATAAGCTTTCTTGTAGCCGGACTGCTTGCCGACAACACGGCCGAACTTTCTGCGAAGACCGGGTCTTTTCCTTACGATACGCACGGAATCAACCTTTACGTCAAAAGCAGATTCAACAGCTTTTTTGACTTCAGTCTTGTTGGCAGAAGGCAGCACATAAAAGGTAACCTGATTAGCGGTTTCCTTAATGTCAGTGGCCTTTTCCGAAATGACCGGTTTGATAAGAATCTGAGTATAGTCCATGACTATTTTAACCTCTCCTGCAGATCCTGTGCTGCATTCTCAAGCATAACAACCTGACGATGGCGCAGAATGTCATAAACATTCAACTGGTCGGCAGAAATAAGCTTGATGCCAGGGATATTCCTCGCAGAAAGGAGGAGTTTATTATCAGCGTCCTTGACAACAATCAAGGCTTTATAGAGTCCGAGAGTTTCTGCAACGTCAGCGAAAAGCTTAGTTTTGATCTCGGGAAGGTCTATGCTTTTTACAACCATCAGCTTCTCTTCACTGAGTTTGGAAGTAAGCGCCATTTTAAGAGCAAGTGCACGGACCTTTTTGTTTACCTTGAAGGAATAGTCACGGGGCTGGGGACCGAAAGTGGTTCCACCACCACGCCACAGAGGTGAACGGGTGGAGCCTGCACGTGCACGGCCTGTGCCTTTCTGGCGCCAAGGCTTAGCACCGCCGCCTCGTTTCATGCCTCGAGTCTTCGTAGCATGTGTGCCGCTGCGTTTAGCAGCAAGCTGAGAGCGGACAACGAGGTGCAGGATTTCGGGCTTGACCGGAACTTCGAAAACTTCCGGAGCAAGATCCATACTCCCAACTTCCTTATTCGTTTGATCGTATATAGTAATGGTAGCCATTTTTTATTCCTCTAGCTGGTCTTGCGGATCATCACCAAGCCATTCTTGGGGCCGGGAACTTGTCCCTTGACCACGAGAACGTTTTCCTCGGTGCGAACGTCTACAACTTCAATGTTGGAAACTGTTACCCGCTCGTTACCCATCTGACCGGGCATTTTTTTACCCTTAAAGACTTTACCAGGGAAAGTAGCGTGGCCGATTGAACCAGGAGAACGGTGTACCTTTTCAGCACCGTGAGACGCTCTGGAACCAGCAAAGTTCCAGCGCTTCATGACTCCCTGAAAACCCTTACCTTTGGAGGTGCCGGTTACTTTAACCTTTTCACCTGCGGTAAAGATATCAACAGAGATTTCCTGGCCAAGTTCATAGTCAGTTACGGACTCAAGTGGGAACTCACGAAGGTGACGGAAATAGCCTTTACCGGCTTTTTCCTGATGACCTTTGGAGGGCTTGTTCACTTTGCGCTCAGGCAGTGTGTCATAACCGATCTGGATGGCGTTGTAGCCTTCCTTGTCTTCAGTCTTAACCTGAATGACAGGGCAAGGACCTACTTCGAGAACGGTGACAGGTACTATACTACCATCATCAGCGAACACGCGGGTCATGCCTAATTTTTTACCGAGTAAACCGATAGTTTTTGCCATGATGACCCCCCTAGAGCTTAATTTCAACGTCAACGCCAGCTGGAAGGCTAAGCTTGCCGAGTGCGTCAACGGTCTGCTGGGTGGGTTCAAGAATGTCAAGCAGACGCTTGTGGATTCTCATCTCAAACTGCTCACGAGATTTTTTATCAACGTGTACAGATTTCTGTACTGTTGTTCTATGAATCTGTGTGGGCAGAGGGATGGGACCTGCGATAGCAGCACCAGTATTGCGGGCAGTATCCACAATTTCAGTTACGGCCTTATCAAGGATACGATAATCGTAAGCCTTGAGCTTGATCCTAATTCGATCACTAGTCATCGAAACCATAATAATACTCCTAATAAATTCAGAGACGGCCTTTACTTGCAACGGTAAGAAGGATTGTGAGGTAATTCCTTCATAGCCTGGTATGGTCGTCCAGCCAGCATGCCGGACCTTATACCAAATCTCCGTGGTTTCCCGTTCGTTGACTCTTCAAAAAAAGAGCCTCCCGAACACATTGGGTTCGGGAGGCATACTGCTTTTTTCAAGCTGCTGTCAAGCAAATTCAGCTTATTTGTCGAAAATAAACTAATTTTTATTGATCAGCTCTTCAGCGATAGAAGCAGGAACTGGCTCATAATGATCGAACTGCATAGTAAATGTAGCACGTCCTTGAGTCTTGGAACGAAGGTCGGTTGCGTAACCAAACATCTCGCTCAGAGGAACATCACATTTAACAACCTGTGCGTTCGCACGAGCTTCCATGCTGCCGACTTTACCACGACGACCGCTAAGGTCACCCATAACGTCTCCGAGGTAGTCATCAGGAGTAACAACTTCAACAGCCATGATAGGCTCAAGAAGCTGAGGACCAGCTTTCTTTACTGCATCTTTCAGCGCCATAGAACCGGCGATGTAAAATGCCTGCTCAGAGGAGTCAACATCGTGATATGAACCATAAGTGAGTGTAGCCTTGATATCCACAAGAGGAAATCCGGCGATAACACCGTTCTTCATGGCATCATGAATACCACGGTCAACAGCTGGAATATATTCTTTCGGGATAACCCCACCCTTAATCTCATCTTTAAACTCATATTCGCTTTCTTTGTTCGGCTCAATGGTGACGACAACATGTCCGTACTGCCCACGTCCACCGGACTGCTTAGCATATTTGAGGTTAGATTCGACGGCTTTGGTAATTGTTTCACGATAGGAAACACGGGGTGCACCGACATTTGCATTAACGTTGAATTCACGAAGCAGTCTGTCAACAATAACTTCGAGGTGAAGTTCGCCCATACCTGCGATAAGAGTCTGCCCGGTTTCTTCGTCACCCTGGACGCGGAAACTGGGGTCTTCTTTAGCAAGCTTAGCAAGGCCCTGACTCAAAAGGTCACGGTCAGCCTTGGTTTTAGGCTCAATTGCGACTTCGATAACCGGTTCAGGGATATCGAGAGATTCGAGAACAACGGGTTTTTTAAGTTCAGCAAGAGTGTCACCGGTAGCCATAGTCTTGAGACCAACAGCTGCAACGATATCACCGGCAAAAGCCTCTTTAATTTCCTCACGCTTGTTAGCGTGCATCTTCAAGAGACGACCGATACGCTCTTTTTTACCGCTGGCACCATTGATAAAAGTATCGCCTGAGACGATTTTACCAGAGTAGATGCGCAGAAAGGTAAGATGGCCGACGAAGGGGTCGGTCATGAGCTTGAAGGAAAGTGCTGCAAGAGGAAGGCTATCATCACAGGGACACTCAATCTTCTCATCATTATCGGGGTTGATACCGATCATGGGAGGAATATCGAGAGGTGAAGGGAGATAGTCAATTACAGCGTCAAGCAGAGGCTGAACACCCTTATTCTTGAATGCGGTACCGCAAAGAACAGGGCAAATTGTCAAGTTGATTGTAGCAGTACGAATACCTTTGACAATCTCTTCAACAGTCAGTTCCTCACCGCCGAGATATTTATCAAGAAGTTCTTCGTTTTCTTCAGCAATTGCTTCAATCAGTTCAAGGCGCATTTCTTCGTACTTGTCCTGATATTCAGCAGGGATTTCTTCAACAGAGTAATCCTTGCCCATAACATCAGTGTAGGTAAAAGCTTTACCTGTCACGAGGTCAATAGCACCTTTGTATTCATCTTCGGCACCGAGAGGGATCTGAAGAGGAACAGCTTTTGCTCCAAGACGGTCCTTGAGCATTTCTACACAACGGAAGAAATCTGCTCCGGTACGGTCCATCTTGTTGATGAAAGCCATACGGGGAACATTATACCTGTCAGCCTGACGCCATACGGTCTCAGACTGAGGTTCAACGCCCGCTACAGCATCAAATACTGCTACAGCACCGTCAAGTACACGCAGTGCACGTTCAACTTCCATTGTGAAGTCAACGTGACCGGGGGTATCAATAATGTTAATGCGGTGATCTTTCCAGTAGCAGGTTGTCGCAGCACTGGTGATAGTGATGCCACGTTCCTGCTCCTGAACCATCCAGTCCATAGTGGCTTCGCCATCATGAACTTCACCGATTTTATGAGAAACACCAGTATAAAATAGAATGCGTTCAGTAGTGGTAGTTTTTCCCGCATCAATGTGGGCCATAATACCAATATTACGCTGTTTATCTCTTGAGACCTTTCTAGGCACAGTACACTCCGATTACCAACGGTAGTGAGCGAAAGCCTTATTGGCTTCGGCCATACGATGGGTGTCTTCCTTTTTCTTAACAGCACCGCCACGCTTATTGTAAGCATCGAGGAATTCACCGCTAAGTCGGGCGACCATGCCCTTCTCCCCTCTGGACCGAGCAAAATTGATCAGCCATCTGATAGCCAAGGAACCCTGACGTTCAGGACGGACTTCAACCGGAACCTGATAAGTAGCACCACCTACTCTACGGGATTTGACTTCAACGTGGGGTTTTACATTTTCCACAGCCTTTTCAAAAGCCTTGATAGGATCTTCCTGAGTTTTTTCACCGAGGAATTCAAGAGCTTGATAAAATATATTTTCGGAAACACTCTTCTTGCCATCGAACATGAGTCTGTTCATGAACTTAGTCGCAAGCTGACTGCCGTATACCGGATCAGGAAGAATCTGTCTTTTGG harbors:
- the rplP gene encoding 50S ribosomal protein L16, translated to MLSPKKVKFRKRQKGRLKGKAQRGSTIAFGDIAIKTLEHGKLSNNQIEAARVAIMRHIKRGGQVWIRVFPDVPVTAKPAEVRQGKGKGSPVGWCAPIKPGRILYEVKGVDIELAREALVRASHKLPVKTTIVVKEGL
- the rplD gene encoding 50S ribosomal protein L4, coding for MATITIYDQTNKEVGSMDLAPEVFEVPVKPEILHLVVRSQLAAKRSGTHATKTRGMKRGGGAKPWRQKGTGRARAGSTRSPLWRGGGTTFGPQPRDYSFKVNKKVRALALKMALTSKLSEEKLMVVKSIDLPEIKTKLFADVAETLGLYKALIVVKDADNKLLLSARNIPGIKLISADQLNVYDILRHRQVVMLENAAQDLQERLK
- the rpsS gene encoding 30S ribosomal protein S19, producing the protein MPRSLKKGPFIDDHLLKKVVKAQDSGDRKVIQTWSRRSTIIPEMVGLTFAVHNGRKFIPVFVTENMVGHKLGEFSPTRTYYGHAADKKSKAKR
- the rplX gene encoding 50S ribosomal protein L24, whose amino-acid sequence is MNKIHVDDKIMVIAGKDKGKIGKVLKINRKKDEVLVEQVNMVSRHTKPNPYANQPGGIVEKEAPVHISNIQVVCPACTKATRVGIRETEDGKNIRFCKKCNEIID
- the rpsH gene encoding 30S ribosomal protein S8 — translated: MPVVDPIADMLTRIRNAHGAYHKTVSIPGSKIKTAIAGILKEEGYIVDFTNEESGINVTLKYVDGKSLISGMKKISTPGRRVFVGVKEIPSVLNGLGICILSTSKGVVDGVKAKELNVGGELLCEIW
- the rpmC gene encoding 50S ribosomal protein L29; this translates as MKAKELRELDNAALEEKLAEFRKELFNLRFQHATAQLENTQRLSDVKKDIAKILTVQREKELGA
- the rpsJ gene encoding 30S ribosomal protein S10 → MVSMTSDRIRIKLKAYDYRILDKAVTEIVDTARNTGAAIAGPIPLPTQIHRTTVQKSVHVDKKSREQFEMRIHKRLLDILEPTQQTVDALGKLSLPAGVDVEIKL
- the rplW gene encoding 50S ribosomal protein L23 is translated as MDYTQILIKPVISEKATDIKETANQVTFYVLPSANKTEVKKAVESAFDVKVDSVRIVRKRPGLRRKFGRVVGKQSGYKKAYVKLLAGEKIEFFEGV
- the fusA gene encoding elongation factor G, producing MPRKVSRDKQRNIGIMAHIDAGKTTTTERILFYTGVSHKIGEVHDGEATMDWMVQEQERGITITSAATTCYWKDHRINIIDTPGHVDFTMEVERALRVLDGAVAVFDAVAGVEPQSETVWRQADRYNVPRMAFINKMDRTGADFFRCVEMLKDRLGAKAVPLQIPLGAEDEYKGAIDLVTGKAFTYTDVMGKDYSVEEIPAEYQDKYEEMRLELIEAIAEENEELLDKYLGGEELTVEEIVKGIRTATINLTICPVLCGTAFKNKGVQPLLDAVIDYLPSPLDIPPMIGINPDNDEKIECPCDDSLPLAALSFKLMTDPFVGHLTFLRIYSGKIVSGDTFINGASGKKERIGRLLKMHANKREEIKEAFAGDIVAAVGLKTMATGDTLAELKKPVVLESLDIPEPVIEVAIEPKTKADRDLLSQGLAKLAKEDPSFRVQGDEETGQTLIAGMGELHLEVIVDRLLREFNVNANVGAPRVSYRETITKAVESNLKYAKQSGGRGQYGHVVVTIEPNKESEYEFKDEIKGGVIPKEYIPAVDRGIHDAMKNGVIAGFPLVDIKATLTYGSYHDVDSSEQAFYIAGSMALKDAVKKAGPQLLEPIMAVEVVTPDDYLGDVMGDLSGRRGKVGSMEARANAQVVKCDVPLSEMFGYATDLRSKTQGRATFTMQFDHYEPVPASIAEELINKN
- the rpsC gene encoding 30S ribosomal protein S3, whose translation is MGQKVHPYGFRLGYTKNWLSRWFSKKDYPAFVLEDDSIRKYVKEKIFHAGISKIEIERAGGKIRLIIHTARPGIVIGRKGVEIEKLREDLRRKFNKEFALEVNEIRRPETDAQLVAENIAQQLERRVAFRRAMKRIVGLARKFGAEGIKVACAGRLAGAEIARTEWYRDGRVPLQTLRADIDYGVARANTTYGVIGIKVWIFKGEILDHEVDQ
- a CDS encoding type Z 30S ribosomal protein S14; translation: MARTALKVKAKRKPKFKVREYNRCPICGRPRAFLRKYGICRICFREKALAGELPGVRKASW
- the rpsG gene encoding 30S ribosomal protein S7 — its product is MPRKGPVPKRQILPDPVYGSQLATKFMNRLMFDGKKSVSENIFYQALEFLGEKTQEDPIKAFEKAVENVKPHVEVKSRRVGGATYQVPVEVRPERQGSLAIRWLINFARSRGEKGMVARLSGEFLDAYNKRGGAVKKKEDTHRMAEANKAFAHYRW
- the rplC gene encoding 50S ribosomal protein L3; protein product: MAKTIGLLGKKLGMTRVFADDGSIVPVTVLEVGPCPVIQVKTEDKEGYNAIQIGYDTLPERKVNKPSKGHQEKAGKGYFRHLREFPLESVTDYELGQEISVDIFTAGEKVKVTGTSKGKGFQGVMKRWNFAGSRASHGAEKVHRSPGSIGHATFPGKVFKGKKMPGQMGNERVTVSNIEVVDVRTEENVLVVKGQVPGPKNGLVMIRKTS
- the rplE gene encoding 50S ribosomal protein L5; the protein is MTRLEKIYTDKVAPTLNKEFGYKSTMEIPGIKAISLNIGLGEASQNAKLIDGAVAELTAIAGQKAVVTRAKKSIAAFKLREGMPVGSRVTLRRDIMWDFLDKLVSFALPRVRDFRGIPDKGFDGRGNFTLGIKELTIFPEIQLDKIEITKGMNVTIVTSANTDKEGKMLLELLGMPFKK
- the rpsQ gene encoding 30S ribosomal protein S17, which gives rise to MAELNLKGNRRFLNGVVISDKADKTIVVRVETLVKHSLYKKFIRRHTKFMAHDPANECSIGDKVQIVEFRPLSKRKRWHLDKILEKAV
- the rplN gene encoding 50S ribosomal protein L14 codes for the protein MIQVESQLDVADNSGAKKVSCIKVLGGSKRRYASVGDIIVVSVKEAMPHSKVKKGAVMKAVVVRTRKEIGRPDGSYIKFDNNSAVLLNNTMEPVGTRIFGPVARELRACGFMKIVSLAPEVL
- the rplB gene encoding 50S ribosomal protein L2 — translated: MATRKLKPTSPGRRFQTISTFEEITKSTPEKSLTKGLTKKAGRNNNGRITSRRRGGGTKRLYRTIDFKRNKVEIPATVASIEYDPNRSARIALLNYADGDKRYILAPVGLNKGDKILAGEKADIKPGNALLLKNIPVGTIVHNIELYPGKGGQFCRAAGTYAQLIAKEGKHALLRMPSGEVRKVLATCCATVGQVGNIHHENITIGKAGRNRWLGRRPKVRGVAMNPIDHPLGGGEGRSSGGRHPCSPWGMPAKGYKTRNKKKPSSKLIVKRRGQK
- the rplV gene encoding 50S ribosomal protein L22 gives rise to the protein MEARAIAKYMRISPRKVRLVAENIKGKPVEEALNILKFTPKKGAEMLSKVLYSAVANAEQIPGVDVDSLRVDTVKIDGGPTWKRIQPRAMGRAYRILKRTSHITVVVKES